The following proteins come from a genomic window of Pseudomonas sp. MAG733B:
- a CDS encoding Tim44 domain-containing protein yields the protein MKRFLSIAMALCIGLTMSLDVNAAKRFGGGKSAGAAPTHQTSQMAPSSPGMGGAAATAGAAGAAGAAAKAGGASRWLGPLAGIAAGGLLASMFMGDGFQGMQIFDILIMAVIAFLVFRFIAARRRKQQEQFAPAGHAPMQREAFEQKPAMGSIFGGSAAPVAARPVINAPAWFNEQSFIEAARSHFQSLQQHWDANEMDKISEFVTPQMLEFLKRERADLGDAFQSTYIDNLNVQLDGVDDRADKTIATLTFSGVSKSSRFDQGEVFSESWNMERAQGENQPWLVAGIRQNG from the coding sequence ATGAAACGTTTTCTTAGCATCGCCATGGCGTTGTGCATCGGCCTGACGATGAGTCTCGACGTCAATGCCGCCAAGCGCTTCGGTGGTGGCAAAAGCGCAGGCGCTGCGCCGACTCACCAAACCAGCCAGATGGCTCCTTCTTCTCCAGGCATGGGCGGCGCTGCGGCGACCGCTGGTGCTGCCGGTGCCGCTGGCGCTGCTGCCAAGGCTGGCGGTGCTTCGCGCTGGCTCGGCCCTCTGGCCGGTATCGCGGCCGGTGGCTTGCTGGCGTCCATGTTCATGGGCGACGGCTTCCAGGGCATGCAGATCTTCGACATCCTGATCATGGCGGTCATCGCGTTCCTGGTCTTCCGTTTCATCGCCGCTCGTCGTCGCAAGCAGCAGGAGCAGTTCGCTCCGGCCGGCCACGCGCCGATGCAGCGTGAAGCGTTCGAGCAGAAGCCAGCCATGGGTTCGATCTTCGGTGGTTCGGCCGCACCCGTTGCCGCCCGTCCGGTGATCAACGCTCCGGCCTGGTTCAACGAACAGAGCTTCATAGAAGCCGCGCGCAGCCACTTCCAGTCGCTGCAACAGCACTGGGACGCGAACGAAATGGACAAGATCTCCGAGTTCGTGACCCCGCAGATGCTGGAGTTCCTCAAGCGCGAACGCGCTGACCTGGGTGACGCCTTCCAGTCCACTTACATTGATAACCTCAATGTGCAGCTGGACGGCGTGGATGACCGCGCCGACAAGACCATCGCCACCCTGACCTTCAGCGGCGTGTCGAAATCCTCGCGTTTCGACCAGGGCGAAGTGTTCAGCGAAAGCTGGAACATGGAACGTGCACAGGGTGAAAACCAGCCTTGGCTGGTCGCAGGTATCCGCCAGAACGGCTGA
- a CDS encoding CobW-like GTP-binding protein translates to MLQNIPTHVIAGPLGAGKTSLIKHLLAQRPAGERWAVLINEFGQIGLDAALLTRDADGIALGEVAGGCLCCVNGAPFQIGLGRLLRKARPDRLFIEPSGLGHPMQLLQQLSEAPWQGVLNVQPSVLVLDAQALLAGKPLPAAQREALNSAGLLLMNKSEGIEEGDRQQIAASLPVRPLYWTQESALPLSELPGLEARAVAGVDNFVMPKRLAQLPAIWTDPTLPICLSQAQEGGWSIGWRWHPNQTFDAAFVGRWLEGLVWRRAKLVIHSSGGWVSANALDNSVLAWQPSEWRQDSRVELIFSEPQDVEVLQRGLADCRSI, encoded by the coding sequence ATGTTGCAGAACATACCCACCCACGTCATCGCCGGGCCATTGGGTGCCGGTAAAACCAGCCTGATCAAGCACCTGCTGGCGCAGCGTCCAGCGGGTGAGCGCTGGGCGGTATTGATCAACGAGTTCGGCCAGATCGGCCTCGATGCCGCGTTGCTGACCCGTGACGCCGATGGTATCGCACTGGGCGAAGTGGCCGGGGGCTGTTTGTGTTGCGTCAATGGTGCGCCGTTTCAGATTGGTCTCGGTCGTTTGCTGCGCAAGGCGCGGCCGGATCGACTGTTCATCGAGCCTTCGGGGCTGGGCCATCCGATGCAGCTGTTGCAACAGTTGAGCGAGGCGCCATGGCAAGGCGTTCTGAATGTGCAACCCAGCGTGCTGGTGCTCGATGCGCAGGCGCTCCTCGCCGGCAAGCCGCTGCCTGCGGCGCAACGGGAGGCATTGAACAGCGCGGGTCTGTTGCTGATGAACAAATCCGAAGGTATCGAAGAAGGTGATCGCCAGCAGATCGCCGCATCGTTGCCGGTGCGTCCTTTGTACTGGACGCAAGAATCCGCGTTGCCATTGAGCGAGTTGCCCGGTCTTGAGGCGCGGGCGGTGGCGGGTGTGGATAACTTTGTGATGCCCAAGAGACTGGCGCAGCTCCCGGCGATCTGGACTGACCCGACGCTGCCTATTTGCTTAAGTCAGGCGCAGGAGGGCGGTTGGAGTATCGGATGGCGCTGGCATCCGAACCAGACCTTCGATGCGGCATTTGTCGGCCGGTGGCTGGAAGGCCTTGTGTGGCGGCGGGCGAAGCTGGTTATCCACAGTAGCGGTGGCTGGGTATCGGCCAATGCGCTGGATAACTCGGTGTTGGCGTGGCAGCCCAGCGAATGGCGGCAGGACTCGCGAGTCGAGTTGATTTTCAGTGAGCCGCAGGATGTGGAAGTGTTGCAAAGAGGCCTGGCCGACTGCCGGTCGATCTGA
- the uvrD gene encoding DNA helicase II: MRDDLSLLLNSLNDAQRQAVAAPVGRQLVLAGAGSGKTRVLVHRIAWLIQVENASPHSILSVTFTNKAAAEMRHRIEQLMGINPAGMWVGTFHGLAHRLLRAHWQEAGLSQTFQILDSDDQQRLVKRVIRELGLDEQRWPARQAQWFINGQKDEGLRPQHIQASGDLFLATMRGIYEAYEAACLRAGVIDFSELLLRALDLWRDHPGLLAHYQKRFRHILVDEFQDTNAVQYAWLRLLAKGGDSLMVVGDDDQSIYGWRGAKIENIYQYSEDFPDAETIRLEQNYRSTAGILKAANALIANNTGRLGKELWTDGGDGEAINLYAAFNEHDEARYVVETIESALKTGLSRSDIAILYRSNAQSRVLEEALLRERIPYRIYGGQRFFERAEIKNAMAYMRLLEGRGNDAALERVINVPARGIGEKTVEAIRDHARHSDVSMWEAMRQLVANKGLTGRAAGALGAFIELIENLAAKCMEMPLHLMTQTVIEQSGLIAYHEAEKGEKGQARVENLEELVSAARNFENSEEDEDLTPLAAFLGHASLEAGDTQADEHEDSIQLMTLHSAKGLEFPYVFLVGMEEGLFPHKMSLEEPGRLEEERRLAYVGITRAMQNLVMTYAETRRLYGSETYNKVSRFVREVPKGLIQEVRLSNSVSRPFGGNQSMSGGSLFSGSEIPQTGFSLGQTVRHSVFGDGVILNFEGAGAQARVQVNFGEGSKWLMLGYAKLEAI; this comes from the coding sequence ATGCGCGATGATCTCTCCCTTCTGCTGAACTCCCTCAACGATGCCCAACGGCAGGCCGTAGCAGCCCCCGTGGGTCGTCAGTTGGTCCTGGCCGGTGCTGGTTCCGGTAAAACCCGAGTGCTGGTGCACCGTATCGCCTGGTTGATCCAGGTCGAAAACGCGTCGCCCCACTCCATTCTGTCGGTGACCTTCACCAACAAGGCCGCTGCCGAGATGCGCCATCGCATCGAGCAGCTGATGGGTATCAACCCGGCCGGCATGTGGGTCGGTACCTTCCACGGCCTGGCGCACCGCTTGCTGCGAGCGCACTGGCAGGAAGCAGGCTTGAGCCAGACCTTCCAGATTCTCGACAGCGACGACCAGCAGCGGCTGGTCAAGCGGGTGATCCGCGAGCTCGGCCTGGACGAGCAACGCTGGCCGGCCCGTCAGGCCCAATGGTTCATCAACGGGCAGAAAGACGAAGGTCTGCGCCCGCAACACATTCAAGCCAGCGGCGACCTGTTCCTGGCGACCATGCGCGGCATCTATGAAGCCTATGAGGCGGCGTGCTTGCGCGCAGGGGTCATCGACTTCTCCGAATTGCTGCTGCGTGCACTCGACCTGTGGCGTGATCATCCGGGCCTGTTGGCGCACTATCAAAAGCGCTTCCGGCACATACTGGTGGACGAGTTCCAGGACACCAACGCCGTGCAGTACGCCTGGTTGCGCCTGTTGGCCAAGGGTGGCGACAGCCTGATGGTGGTGGGCGATGACGACCAGTCGATCTACGGCTGGCGCGGCGCGAAAATCGAAAACATCTATCAGTACTCCGAAGACTTCCCGGACGCCGAAACCATTCGTCTGGAGCAAAACTACCGCTCCACCGCCGGCATCCTGAAGGCCGCCAACGCCTTGATCGCCAACAACACCGGGCGTCTGGGCAAAGAACTGTGGACCGATGGCGGCGATGGCGAAGCCATTAATCTGTACGCTGCGTTCAACGAACACGATGAAGCTCGCTACGTTGTCGAAACCATCGAAAGTGCGCTGAAAACCGGCCTGTCTCGCAGCGATATCGCGATTCTGTATCGCTCCAACGCCCAATCGCGCGTTTTGGAAGAAGCCTTGTTGCGTGAGCGCATTCCGTACCGCATTTATGGCGGTCAGCGCTTCTTCGAACGGGCTGAAATCAAGAACGCCATGGCCTACATGCGTTTGCTGGAAGGCCGTGGCAACGATGCCGCACTGGAACGGGTGATTAACGTCCCGGCCCGTGGCATTGGCGAAAAAACCGTCGAAGCGATCCGCGACCACGCACGCCACAGCGATGTGTCGATGTGGGAAGCGATGCGCCAACTGGTGGCCAATAAAGGCCTGACCGGTCGCGCAGCCGGCGCGCTCGGCGCATTCATCGAGTTGATCGAGAACCTCGCCGCCAAGTGCATGGAGATGCCGCTGCACCTGATGACCCAGACGGTCATCGAGCAGTCAGGCTTGATCGCCTACCACGAAGCGGAAAAAGGCGAGAAAGGCCAGGCCCGGGTAGAAAACCTTGAGGAACTGGTCAGCGCTGCACGCAACTTCGAAAACAGCGAAGAAGACGAAGACCTGACGCCGCTGGCGGCGTTCCTCGGTCACGCATCGCTGGAGGCTGGCGATACGCAGGCCGACGAGCACGAAGACAGCATTCAACTGATGACGCTGCACAGCGCCAAAGGCCTGGAGTTCCCTTACGTGTTCCTGGTGGGCATGGAAGAAGGCCTGTTCCCGCACAAGATGAGCCTGGAAGAGCCCGGCCGTCTTGAGGAAGAGCGCCGTCTGGCCTATGTCGGCATCACCCGCGCAATGCAGAACCTGGTGATGACCTATGCCGAAACCCGACGCCTATATGGCAGCGAGACCTACAACAAGGTGTCGCGCTTCGTACGCGAAGTGCCGAAAGGCCTGATCCAGGAAGTGCGGCTTTCCAACAGCGTCAGTCGTCCGTTTGGCGGCAATCAGTCGATGAGCGGTGGCAGCCTGTTCAGCGGCAGCGAGATTCCGCAGACCGGTTTCAGCCTCGGCCAGACAGTACGGCATTCGGTGTTTGGCGACGGCGTGATCCTGAACTTCGAAGGCGCCGGCGCACAGGCGCGGGTCCAGGTGAACTTCGGCGAAGGCAGCAAGTGGTTGATGCTGGGCTACGCCAAGCTCGAAGCAATCTAG
- a CDS encoding acyl-CoA thioesterase: MEPGNAQLSMTVLMTPDMANFSGNVHGGTLLKYLDEVAYACASRYAGRYVVTLSVDQVIFREPIHVGELVTFLASVNYTGNTSMEVGIKVVTENIRERSVRHTNSCFFTMVAVDDQRKPAPVPPLQPENSEDKRRYIQAQQRRQIRQELEKRYQEIKGDA; the protein is encoded by the coding sequence ATGGAACCCGGAAACGCCCAGCTGTCGATGACGGTACTGATGACCCCCGACATGGCCAACTTCTCTGGCAATGTTCACGGCGGAACCCTGCTCAAGTATCTCGACGAAGTCGCCTACGCCTGCGCCAGCCGTTATGCCGGCCGTTACGTGGTGACCCTGTCGGTGGACCAGGTGATTTTCCGTGAGCCGATCCATGTCGGCGAACTGGTGACCTTCCTCGCTTCGGTCAACTACACCGGCAACACCTCGATGGAGGTGGGTATCAAGGTAGTGACCGAAAACATCCGTGAGCGCTCGGTGCGCCACACCAACAGCTGCTTCTTCACCATGGTCGCGGTGGATGACCAGCGCAAACCCGCCCCGGTGCCGCCGCTGCAACCGGAAAACAGCGAGGACAAGCGCCGATACATTCAGGCCCAGCAACGCCGCCAGATTCGTCAGGAGCTGGAAAAGCGCTATCAGGAAATCAAGGGCGACGCCTGA
- a CDS encoding cation:proton antiporter: protein MHAISFIQDLAVIMLIAGVVTVVFHRLKQPVVLGYIVAGFIIGPHTPPFGLIHDEETIKTLAELGVIFLMFCLGLEFSLRKLFKVGATAFIAAFLEIVLMIWIGYEIGRWFDWNTMDSLFLGAILAISSTTIIVKALNDLKMKNQRFAQLIFGVLIVEDILGIGIIALLSSIAVSGTVSSGEVFSTVGKLSLFMIVALVIGILLVPRLLAYVAKFESNEMLLITVLGLCFGFCLLVVKLEYSMVLGAFLIGAIMAESRQLLKIERLIEPVRDLFSAIFFVAIGLMLDPMILLQYAWPIAVITVAVVLGKMLSCGLGAFIAGNDGRTSLRVGMGLSQIGEFSFIIASLGMTLQVTSNFLYPVAVAVSVITTLLTPYLIRAADPLSIKLAAVMPQRLGRVLGMYGEWLRSIQPQGQGALLASMIRRILLQVGVNLALVIAIFFAGAYFAERISTYLQDWVSDPSWQKALIWGGALLLSLPFLIAAYRKLKALSMLLAEMGVKPEMAGRHTERVRRVIAEVIPILSLLVIFLLLAALSASILPTNKLLVLIAVVAAAVAAVLWRWFIRVHTRMQVALLDTLDNHKDSPGH from the coding sequence ATGCATGCCATCAGTTTTATTCAGGATCTGGCAGTGATCATGTTGATCGCGGGTGTGGTGACCGTGGTTTTTCATCGCCTCAAACAACCGGTGGTTCTGGGCTACATTGTTGCGGGCTTCATCATTGGCCCGCACACCCCACCGTTCGGGCTGATCCACGACGAAGAGACCATCAAGACCCTGGCGGAACTCGGGGTGATTTTCCTGATGTTCTGCCTGGGCCTGGAATTCAGCCTGCGCAAGTTGTTCAAGGTCGGCGCCACGGCGTTTATCGCGGCGTTCCTGGAAATCGTGCTGATGATCTGGATCGGCTACGAAATCGGCCGCTGGTTCGACTGGAACACCATGGATTCACTGTTCCTCGGCGCGATTCTGGCGATCTCCTCGACCACCATCATCGTCAAGGCGCTCAACGACCTGAAGATGAAGAATCAGCGTTTTGCACAGCTGATTTTCGGTGTGCTGATCGTCGAAGACATCCTCGGTATCGGCATCATCGCCTTGCTGTCGAGCATCGCGGTCAGCGGCACGGTCAGCTCCGGCGAAGTGTTCTCGACGGTCGGCAAGCTCTCGTTGTTCATGATCGTCGCATTGGTGATCGGCATTTTGCTGGTGCCGCGATTGCTGGCTTACGTGGCCAAATTCGAAAGCAATGAAATGCTGCTGATCACCGTGCTGGGCCTGTGTTTCGGCTTCTGCCTGCTGGTGGTCAAGCTTGAATACAGCATGGTCCTGGGCGCGTTCCTGATTGGCGCGATCATGGCCGAATCCCGGCAGTTGCTGAAGATCGAACGCCTGATCGAACCGGTTCGCGACCTGTTCAGTGCGATTTTCTTCGTCGCCATCGGCCTGATGCTCGACCCGATGATCCTGCTGCAATACGCCTGGCCAATCGCGGTGATCACGGTGGCGGTAGTTCTGGGCAAGATGTTGTCCTGCGGACTCGGTGCCTTTATCGCCGGCAACGACGGACGCACCTCACTACGCGTCGGGATGGGTCTTTCACAGATTGGCGAATTTTCTTTCATCATCGCTTCGCTGGGCATGACCCTGCAGGTCACCAGCAACTTCCTTTATCCGGTAGCCGTGGCGGTTTCGGTGATCACCACGCTGCTGACGCCTTATCTAATTCGAGCGGCAGACCCGTTGTCGATCAAGTTGGCCGCAGTGATGCCGCAGCGTCTGGGTCGAGTGTTGGGGATGTATGGCGAATGGCTGCGCAGCATCCAGCCGCAGGGCCAGGGTGCGCTGCTGGCGTCGATGATTCGACGGATCCTGCTTCAGGTCGGGGTCAATCTGGCGTTGGTGATTGCGATCTTTTTCGCGGGCGCTTACTTCGCCGAACGCATCTCCACCTACCTGCAAGACTGGGTCAGCGATCCGAGCTGGCAGAAGGCATTGATCTGGGGTGGTGCGCTGCTGTTGTCGCTACCATTCCTGATTGCCGCTTATCGCAAGCTCAAGGCGCTATCGATGTTGCTCGCGGAAATGGGCGTGAAGCCTGAAATGGCGGGGCGCCACACAGAGCGAGTGCGCCGGGTGATCGCCGAAGTGATCCCGATTCTCTCGCTGCTGGTGATTTTCCTGCTATTGGCAGCCTTGTCGGCCAGTATTCTGCCGACCAACAAGTTGCTGGTGCTGATCGCTGTGGTCGCAGCCGCCGTAGCAGCGGTGCTGTGGCGCTGGTTTATCCGCGTCCACACGCGCATGCAGGTGGCGTTGCTGGATACCCTGGACAATCACAAGGATTCGCCAGGGCACTGA
- a CDS encoding SMI1/KNR4 family protein: MEEIIEQLREANEPVPVPLELPDEDLLVEIEEQLFIDIPFVFREFLLTVSDVVYGSLEPVTVTDPQSHTYLPDVAANAWDAGIDRSLIPICQDGDDYYCVEEDGTVVLWQAEEELIAEETWESVWHWARDVWLES; the protein is encoded by the coding sequence GTGGAAGAAATCATCGAACAACTGCGTGAAGCCAACGAACCGGTACCGGTCCCCTTGGAGTTACCCGACGAAGATCTGCTGGTGGAAATCGAAGAACAACTGTTCATCGATATTCCGTTCGTCTTCAGAGAGTTTTTGCTGACCGTCAGCGACGTTGTCTACGGCAGCCTGGAGCCGGTGACCGTCACCGACCCGCAATCCCACACCTACCTGCCGGATGTTGCTGCCAACGCCTGGGACGCCGGTATCGATCGTAGCCTGATCCCGATCTGCCAGGACGGTGATGACTACTACTGCGTCGAAGAAGACGGCACTGTGGTGTTGTGGCAGGCCGAAGAAGAGCTGATCGCCGAAGAAACCTGGGAGTCGGTATGGCACTGGGCGCGGGACGTCTGGCTGGAAAGCTGA
- a CDS encoding NADH:ubiquinone oxidoreductase, producing MRWMGFSLLLILPCGEALAQACVVHSQAERLDVKVCQQNRTIPEKLFADGFCQPKLAGQKVEVQYVDQCPSGAFGVCSNAQVANMPYRQDIHYYGVATDAAYLKPFCEAQSQGTWLKP from the coding sequence ATGCGGTGGATGGGATTTTCGTTGCTACTGATTCTGCCCTGCGGCGAGGCGCTGGCCCAGGCCTGCGTCGTCCACAGCCAGGCGGAACGGCTTGACGTGAAAGTCTGCCAACAGAACCGTACCATCCCGGAAAAACTCTTCGCCGACGGTTTTTGCCAGCCGAAACTGGCCGGGCAGAAGGTCGAGGTGCAGTACGTCGACCAATGCCCAAGCGGGGCGTTCGGCGTGTGCAGCAACGCCCAAGTCGCCAATATGCCTTACCGGCAGGATATTCACTATTACGGCGTAGCCACGGATGCAGCGTATCTGAAGCCGTTTTGCGAAGCCCAGAGCCAGGGAACCTGGCTCAAGCCTTGA
- the zigA gene encoding zinc metallochaperone GTPase ZigA → MPNRLPVTVLSGFLGAGKSTLLNYVLRNRENLRVAVIVNDMSEINIDGSEVQRDVSLNRAEEKLVEMSNGCICCTLREDLLEEVSKLAREGRFDYLLIESTGIAEPLPVAETFTFRDENGQSLTDIARLDTMVTVVDGMNFLLDYQAAESLASRGETLGEDDERSITDLLIEQVEFADVILISKIDLISSGERQELIAILERLNAQAEIIPMVMGEVPLEKILNTGYFDFEKAAQAPGWLRELRGAHVPETEEYGIASSAYRARRPFHPQRFFSFIDRPWVNGKLLRSKGFFWLASKHMDAGSWSQAGGLMRHGFAGRWWRFVPKNQWPQDEESTAAIMDNWTAATGDCRQELVFIGQNIDFAQLTTELDDCLLTDEEMALGVEGWRLLPDPFGPWYEDAA, encoded by the coding sequence ATGCCCAATCGTCTACCCGTTACCGTCCTGTCGGGCTTTCTTGGTGCCGGAAAAAGTACACTTCTCAATTACGTACTACGTAATAGAGAAAATCTGCGGGTCGCTGTCATCGTCAACGACATGAGTGAAATCAACATCGACGGCAGTGAAGTTCAGCGTGACGTCAGCCTCAATCGCGCCGAAGAAAAACTCGTGGAAATGAGCAACGGCTGCATCTGCTGCACCTTGCGCGAAGACTTGCTGGAGGAAGTGAGCAAGCTCGCTCGGGAAGGTCGTTTTGATTACCTGCTGATCGAATCAACCGGTATTGCCGAACCGCTGCCAGTGGCGGAGACGTTTACGTTTCGCGACGAAAACGGCCAGAGCCTCACCGACATCGCCCGGCTCGACACCATGGTGACCGTAGTCGATGGCATGAATTTCCTGCTCGACTACCAGGCCGCCGAGAGCCTCGCTTCCCGTGGCGAAACACTGGGTGAAGACGACGAGCGCTCGATTACTGACCTGTTGATCGAGCAGGTCGAGTTCGCCGACGTCATCTTGATCAGCAAGATCGACCTGATCAGCAGCGGCGAGCGTCAGGAGCTGATTGCGATACTCGAACGGCTCAACGCCCAGGCGGAAATCATCCCGATGGTCATGGGTGAAGTGCCGCTGGAGAAGATCCTCAACACCGGTTATTTCGACTTCGAAAAAGCCGCTCAGGCCCCAGGCTGGCTGCGCGAACTGCGCGGCGCACATGTACCGGAAACCGAGGAGTACGGTATCGCCTCCAGCGCTTACCGTGCGCGCCGTCCATTCCATCCGCAACGCTTTTTCAGCTTCATAGACCGCCCATGGGTCAACGGAAAGCTGCTGCGCTCCAAAGGGTTTTTCTGGTTGGCGAGCAAGCACATGGATGCTGGGAGCTGGTCACAGGCCGGTGGTTTGATGCGCCATGGTTTCGCCGGACGCTGGTGGCGTTTCGTGCCGAAGAATCAATGGCCGCAGGATGAGGAGAGTACCGCCGCGATCATGGATAACTGGACCGCTGCCACCGGTGATTGCCGACAGGAACTGGTGTTCATCGGCCAGAACATCGACTTCGCGCAGCTCACTACCGAACTCGATGATTGTCTGCTGACGGATGAAGAAATGGCACTGGGTGTCGAAGGCTGGCGATTGCTGCCGGACCCGTTCGGCCCTTGGTACGAAGACGCCGCGTGA
- the pdxY gene encoding pyridoxal kinase PdxY, whose amino-acid sequence MKRTPHLLAIQSHVVFGHAGNSAAVFPMQRVGVNVWPLNTVQFSNHTQYGQWTGDVLAPHQIPDLVEGIAAIGELGNCDAVLSGYLGSAAQGRAILTGVARIKAMNPKALYLCDPVMGHPEKGCSVPAEVSDFLLEEAAAVADFICPNQLELDSFSGRKPQSLFDCLAMARALLARGPKAVLVKHLDYPGKTSDVFEMLLVTAEGSWHLQRPLLAFPRQPVGVGDLTSGLFLARVLLGDSLVAAFEFAASAVHEVLLETQACASYELELVRAQDRIAHPRVRFEATSISL is encoded by the coding sequence ATGAAACGTACGCCCCATCTGCTCGCTATCCAGTCCCACGTGGTGTTCGGTCACGCAGGCAACAGTGCCGCGGTTTTCCCGATGCAGCGGGTCGGGGTGAATGTCTGGCCGCTCAACACCGTGCAGTTCTCCAACCACACGCAGTACGGCCAGTGGACCGGCGACGTGCTGGCGCCGCACCAGATCCCTGATCTGGTCGAAGGCATCGCAGCCATTGGCGAGCTCGGCAATTGCGACGCGGTGCTGTCGGGTTACCTCGGTAGCGCGGCACAGGGTCGGGCAATCCTTACGGGTGTGGCGCGGATCAAGGCGATGAATCCCAAGGCGCTGTATTTGTGCGACCCGGTGATGGGCCATCCGGAGAAGGGTTGCAGCGTGCCGGCGGAAGTCAGCGATTTCCTGCTGGAGGAAGCCGCCGCCGTGGCTGATTTCATTTGCCCAAACCAACTGGAGCTCGACAGCTTTTCGGGGCGCAAGCCGCAGTCGTTGTTCGATTGTCTAGCCATGGCGCGGGCGCTGCTGGCGCGCGGGCCGAAAGCGGTGCTGGTCAAGCATCTGGACTACCCAGGCAAAACTTCGGACGTGTTCGAGATGTTGCTGGTGACAGCCGAAGGCAGTTGGCATCTGCAACGTCCGCTGCTGGCGTTTCCGCGTCAGCCGGTGGGCGTTGGTGATTTGACTTCCGGGTTGTTCCTGGCGCGCGTGTTGTTGGGCGACAGCCTGGTGGCCGCGTTCGAATTCGCCGCATCGGCGGTGCATGAAGTGCTGCTGGAAACCCAGGCCTGCGCGAGCTACGAGCTGGAACTGGTGCGGGCGCAGGACCGGATTGCCCATCCGCGGGTGCGGTTTGAGGCGACTTCGATCAGCTTGTAA
- a CDS encoding DUF3301 domain-containing protein — MLTLGNIFVLMLLATAGAWLWHNHGLRERALERVKQHCSNVGIELLDGNVALKKIAFLKDARGRRRLARVYNFEFTVTGESRHNGTITQFGAHSAQIELAPYPMPFDETPPVVDVVKPSAEVIQLSHWRQEHNKWRP; from the coding sequence ATGTTGACCCTTGGAAATATTTTCGTGCTGATGCTGCTCGCTACCGCCGGCGCCTGGCTGTGGCACAACCACGGCCTGCGCGAGCGCGCGCTGGAGCGGGTCAAGCAGCATTGCAGCAACGTCGGCATCGAATTGCTGGATGGAAACGTGGCGCTGAAAAAAATCGCGTTCCTCAAGGATGCCCGCGGTCGGCGGCGCCTGGCCCGAGTGTATAACTTCGAATTCACCGTGACCGGCGAAAGTCGGCATAACGGCACCATCACCCAATTCGGCGCCCACAGCGCGCAGATAGAATTGGCGCCTTATCCGATGCCGTTTGACGAAACGCCGCCGGTCGTCGATGTGGTCAAGCCGAGCGCCGAGGTGATCCAGCTGAGCCATTGGCGGCAGGAGCACAACAAATGGCGGCCGTAA